In Lottiidibacillus patelloidae, the following proteins share a genomic window:
- a CDS encoding glycerol-3-phosphate responsive antiterminator, with the protein MSFNGQKVLPAVRDVKDFEMMLESNYEYGVFLDIHISRLKSCYKLANQHNKKMFLHLDLVQGLKSDEFATEYICQEMKPYGIISTKGNVIMKAKQKKVKAIQRVFLLDSSSITKSFSLIERTKPDYIEVLPGLMTKVISEVSEKTNKEIITGGLISTVEEVEAAIEAGASAITTSDRELWKHFEPES; encoded by the coding sequence ATGTCTTTTAATGGCCAAAAAGTATTACCAGCAGTGCGTGATGTAAAAGACTTTGAAATGATGCTTGAAAGTAACTACGAATATGGTGTTTTTTTAGATATACATATTTCGCGGCTCAAGAGCTGCTATAAGTTAGCGAATCAACATAATAAAAAAATGTTCCTTCATCTCGACTTAGTTCAAGGACTAAAAAGTGATGAATTTGCTACAGAATATATCTGTCAGGAAATGAAGCCTTATGGAATCATTTCAACAAAGGGCAATGTTATTATGAAGGCTAAGCAAAAGAAAGTAAAAGCGATTCAACGTGTCTTTTTACTTGATTCTAGCTCAATTACAAAAAGTTTCTCACTTATAGAAAGAACAAAACCAGACTATATTGAAGTTTTACCTGGGTTAATGACAAAAGTGATTTCTGAGGTAAGTGAAAAAACCAACAAAGAGATAATTACTGGTGGTCTTATTTCAACTGTCGAAGAAGTAGAAGCAGCAATTGAAGCTGGTGCTTCTGCTATTACGACGTCTGACAGAGAACTTTGGAAGCACTTTGAACCTGAGAGTTAA
- a CDS encoding glycerol-3-phosphate dehydrogenase/oxidase, translating into MTFSSEKRQQILQQMSKIQLDVLIIGGGITGSGIALDAVTRGFTAGLVEMQDFSAGTSSRSTKLVHGGLRYLKQFQVKMVAEVGREREIVFENGPHVTTPEWMLLPLYKGGTFGKFSTSIGLLIYDFLARVKKTERRRMLGVQETLEKEPLVKKEGLKGAGYYVEYRTDDSRLTIEVLKEAVTRGAHAVNYSKVIDFIYENGKVIGVEVLDVISESTYQIFAKKIVNATGPWVDTLREKDGSKTGKTLRHTKGSHLVIDSSKFPLKQAVYFDTPDGRMIFAIPREGKTYVGTTDTFYRQDAVSPRITEEDRAYILKAIHYMFPDVQVTEDDIESSWAGVRPLIHEEGKDPSEISRKDEVWESPSGMITIAGGKLTGYRKMAEIVVNMLVKSPEFQTNNKIRKKCKTKKLPISGGDVGGSKNLATFIKAYKDEALALGFTSEQYEELATRYGSNIKKLLTIAESYKNLNSSLDLPLDLYTQLIYSMEYEMTYTPSDFFIRRTGALFFNIQWVVKWKQQVIDVMGNELGWSEVQKQQFTAQLEKELHYAINAEETTFENKKMKYSENT; encoded by the coding sequence ATGACTTTTTCAAGTGAGAAGCGGCAACAAATATTACAACAGATGAGCAAAATACAATTAGATGTATTAATTATAGGTGGGGGAATAACTGGAAGCGGTATTGCTTTAGATGCAGTTACGAGAGGATTTACAGCAGGTTTAGTCGAAATGCAGGACTTTTCAGCTGGGACGTCAAGTCGCTCAACAAAACTTGTTCATGGTGGGTTAAGGTATTTAAAACAATTCCAAGTAAAAATGGTCGCTGAAGTCGGAAGAGAGCGAGAAATTGTTTTTGAAAATGGACCACATGTGACAACACCAGAGTGGATGTTATTGCCACTATATAAAGGTGGAACGTTCGGCAAATTTTCTACTTCGATTGGGTTACTTATTTATGATTTTCTTGCTCGTGTGAAAAAAACGGAAAGAAGACGTATGTTAGGGGTACAGGAAACGTTAGAAAAGGAGCCACTTGTAAAAAAGGAAGGCTTAAAGGGTGCAGGCTATTACGTAGAATATAGAACAGATGATTCGAGGTTGACGATAGAAGTATTGAAAGAGGCAGTTACCCGTGGAGCACATGCTGTTAATTATAGTAAAGTAATAGATTTTATTTATGAGAATGGAAAGGTAATAGGCGTAGAAGTTTTAGATGTAATAAGCGAATCCACGTATCAAATTTTCGCAAAAAAAATTGTCAATGCGACAGGGCCGTGGGTTGATACGTTAAGAGAAAAAGACGGTTCGAAAACTGGGAAAACGTTACGTCATACGAAGGGGTCACATCTAGTTATTGATTCCTCTAAGTTCCCACTAAAGCAGGCAGTTTATTTTGATACACCTGATGGACGAATGATTTTTGCTATCCCTAGAGAAGGAAAAACGTATGTTGGAACAACTGACACCTTTTATCGACAAGATGCAGTCTCACCTAGAATTACAGAGGAAGATCGCGCCTATATTTTGAAGGCTATTCACTATATGTTTCCTGATGTGCAAGTTACGGAAGATGATATTGAATCTAGCTGGGCAGGTGTCAGACCGTTAATTCATGAAGAGGGTAAAGATCCTTCAGAAATTTCACGAAAAGACGAAGTGTGGGAGTCGCCATCTGGGATGATTACTATAGCTGGAGGAAAACTAACTGGCTATCGTAAAATGGCGGAAATAGTAGTGAACATGCTTGTGAAGTCACCTGAATTTCAAACAAATAATAAGATAAGGAAAAAATGCAAAACAAAAAAGTTACCTATTTCCGGTGGAGATGTGGGCGGATCGAAAAACCTAGCTACTTTTATAAAAGCTTATAAAGATGAAGCATTGGCATTAGGGTTTACTTCAGAGCAATATGAAGAATTGGCAACTCGATATGGTTCAAATATAAAAAAACTCCTTACGATAGCGGAATCTTATAAAAACTTAAATAGTTCACTTGATCTTCCACTGGACCTTTATACACAGTTAATTTATAGCATGGAGTATGAAATGACGTACACCCCGTCTGACTTCTTTATTAGAAGGACGGGAGCACTATTTTTTAATATTCAATGGGTTGTAAAGTGGAAGCAGCAAGTGATCGACGTTATGGGAAATGAACTAGGCTGGTCAGAAGTGCAAAAACAGCAATTCACAGCGCAACTAGAGAAAGAATTACACTATGCAATAAATGCAGAAGAAACTACTTTTGAGAATAAGAAGATGAAATATTCGGAAAATACTTGA
- the glpK gene encoding glycerol kinase GlpK, protein MEKYILSLDQGTTSSRAILFNHDGKIVNSSQEELQQYFPQPGWVEHDAEEIWQSIQNVISNVLTKSNIKPEQLAGIGITNQRETTVIWDKKTGVPVYRALVWQSRQSSEICEDLKDSGYNSLFREKTGLLLDPYFSGTKVKWILDNVPGVRERAENGDLLFGTIDTWLIWKLTGGVVHVTDYSNASRTLLFNIYDLCWDDELLSLLTIPKSLLPEVRSSSEVYGRTDKNTFFGHAVPIAGAAGDQQAALFGQGCFESGMAKNTYGTGCFMLLNTGDKAVKVKEGLLTTIAWGINGKVHYALEGSIFVAGSAVQWLRDGLKLISEAKESEMYAEKIDSSEGVYVVPAFVGLGTPYWESNVKGAIFGLTRGTTKEHLIRATLESLAYQTKDVIKEMEHLACIPLKSLRVDGGAVQNNFLMQFQSDLLDVPVERPVINETTALGAAYLAGLAVGFWESQAEIEKKWVIDERFSPNMSNENRTELYSGWKKAIKATIAFQ, encoded by the coding sequence ATGGAAAAATACATATTATCCTTAGACCAAGGAACAACTAGTTCAAGAGCGATCTTGTTTAATCATGATGGTAAAATCGTTAATAGTTCGCAAGAAGAATTACAGCAATACTTTCCTCAGCCAGGGTGGGTTGAGCATGATGCAGAGGAAATCTGGCAATCGATTCAAAACGTTATATCCAATGTTTTAACTAAATCTAATATTAAACCAGAACAGCTTGCAGGTATTGGTATTACGAACCAACGTGAAACTACTGTCATTTGGGATAAAAAAACGGGTGTTCCTGTTTATCGTGCGCTAGTCTGGCAATCGCGTCAATCATCGGAGATTTGTGAGGATTTAAAGGACAGCGGATACAATTCTTTGTTTAGAGAAAAGACTGGTTTGTTACTCGATCCATATTTTTCAGGTACAAAAGTGAAATGGATTTTAGATAATGTCCCTGGTGTTAGAGAGAGAGCAGAAAACGGAGATCTTTTATTCGGAACAATCGATACGTGGTTAATTTGGAAGTTAACAGGTGGAGTAGTGCATGTCACTGATTATTCCAATGCATCACGGACTTTATTATTTAATATTTATGATTTATGTTGGGACGATGAACTATTATCTTTACTAACTATTCCTAAGTCACTTCTACCAGAAGTACGTTCTTCCTCAGAAGTATATGGAAGGACAGACAAAAACACTTTCTTTGGACATGCTGTGCCAATTGCAGGTGCTGCAGGTGATCAACAGGCAGCATTGTTTGGCCAAGGGTGTTTCGAGAGTGGCATGGCGAAAAACACGTATGGTACAGGATGCTTTATGTTATTAAATACAGGGGACAAAGCTGTCAAAGTGAAAGAGGGATTATTAACAACAATCGCTTGGGGAATAAATGGCAAAGTGCACTATGCACTAGAGGGTAGTATATTTGTGGCGGGTTCAGCTGTGCAATGGCTCCGCGACGGTTTAAAGTTGATATCAGAAGCAAAAGAGAGTGAGATGTATGCTGAAAAAATCGATTCCTCAGAAGGTGTATACGTTGTGCCAGCCTTTGTTGGGCTAGGTACTCCATATTGGGAAAGTAATGTTAAAGGAGCCATCTTTGGTCTGACAAGGGGAACAACTAAGGAACATCTTATTCGAGCAACATTAGAATCCTTAGCATATCAAACAAAAGATGTCATAAAAGAAATGGAACACCTCGCATGTATTCCATTAAAGTCCCTTCGAGTAGATGGTGGCGCGGTACAGAATAATTTTTTAATGCAATTTCAAAGTGATCTATTAGATGTACCTGTTGAAAGGCCTGTAATAAATGAAACGACTGCATTAGGAGCTGCTTATTTGGCAGGACTGGCAGTTGGTTTTTGGGAGAGTCAAGCTGAAATAGAGAAGAAGTGGGTTATCGATGAAAGGTTCTCGCCAAATATGAGTAATGAAAATAGAACAGAACTTTATAGTGGCTGGAAAAAAGCAATTAAAGCGACAATTGCTTTTCAATAA